A DNA window from Chryseobacterium sp. MEBOG06 contains the following coding sequences:
- a CDS encoding DMT family transporter, translating to MGRSYIFLALAIVFEIIATTFLKKSEEFSKLWPSVVTVIGYACAFYFLSLTLRHIPVGITYAIWSGVGIIFITIIGVLAFKQVPDVPAIIGIALIVIGVIIINLFSKMGTH from the coding sequence ATGGGACGCAGTTATATTTTTCTTGCTTTAGCTATTGTGTTTGAAATCATAGCCACTACTTTTCTAAAGAAATCTGAAGAATTCTCAAAACTATGGCCGTCTGTGGTAACGGTTATAGGATATGCCTGTGCATTTTATTTTTTGAGTCTTACACTACGTCATATTCCGGTAGGAATTACTTATGCTATCTGGTCCGGAGTAGGAATTATTTTTATTACGATCATTGGAGTCCTGGCCTTTAAGCAGGTGCCTGATGTTCCTGCAATTATTGGCATTGCACTGATCGTGATCGGGGTCATCATTATTAATTTGTTTTCAAAGATGGGAACGCACTGA
- a CDS encoding DUF6268 family outer membrane beta-barrel protein yields the protein MKVLRRALLPFAMLPLKSIVSAQKKDSIPLKVRAYFADKFPQNRDMNVDFTQTGPYQFSSKLQGADLPDNKVKSFQQVKANANIYFIKNKNLLLSTSLNYRYTAFNTEEPMITDASTQDHYHYHSEAVNLSYFSKLFQKIAIYTASISTDGSEQHFERIRGTVTASLILKATPKTKMMVGIAGFIDPSSQIPVLPIFTYENKFNNGWVLDVLLPKKVLIRKDIFANGRISLGTEMDNTTFYIYRNSRTYEFRQLEINSGAIYEHNLGGNFIGTLKTGIRAVPQARVFDKEESFKDYIFKASYQPSFYVNVGISYNPFGKPGAK from the coding sequence ATGAAAGTATTAAGAAGAGCCCTTCTTCCCTTTGCTATGCTGCCTTTGAAAAGCATTGTGTCTGCACAGAAGAAAGACAGTATTCCCCTGAAGGTAAGAGCTTATTTTGCAGATAAATTTCCGCAGAACCGTGATATGAACGTCGATTTTACCCAAACAGGTCCCTATCAGTTTTCATCAAAACTTCAGGGAGCTGACCTTCCTGACAATAAGGTAAAAAGTTTTCAGCAGGTAAAAGCAAATGCCAATATTTATTTTATAAAAAATAAAAACCTGCTGCTGAGTACCTCTCTGAACTATCGGTACACAGCATTCAATACCGAAGAACCCATGATCACTGATGCCAGTACTCAGGATCACTATCATTATCATTCTGAAGCAGTAAATCTGAGCTATTTTTCAAAACTGTTTCAAAAGATTGCCATCTACACTGCCAGCATTTCTACAGATGGAAGTGAACAGCATTTTGAAAGAATCAGAGGAACAGTAACCGCCTCACTCATCCTGAAAGCTACACCAAAGACAAAGATGATGGTAGGTATTGCCGGTTTTATAGATCCCAGTAGTCAGATACCCGTTCTTCCGATCTTTACCTATGAAAATAAATTCAATAATGGCTGGGTACTTGATGTGCTTCTTCCTAAAAAGGTACTGATCAGAAAGGACATTTTTGCCAACGGGAGAATTTCTCTGGGAACAGAGATGGATAATACTACCTTTTATATATACAGGAACAGCAGAACCTACGAATTCCGCCAGCTTGAGATTAATTCCGGAGCTATTTATGAGCATAATCTGGGCGGTAATTTTATCGGAACCTTAAAAACAGGAATCAGAGCGGTTCCTCAGGCAAGAGTTTTTGACAAAGAAGAATCTTTTAAAGACTATATTTTTAAAGCCAGTTATCAACCCTCATTTTATGTCAATGTCGGAATATCTTATAATCCTTTTGGAAAACCTGGAGCAAAATGA